A single region of the Myripristis murdjan chromosome 3, fMyrMur1.1, whole genome shotgun sequence genome encodes:
- the prrg4 gene encoding transmembrane gamma-carboxyglutamic acid protein 4, protein MAMFLYLLLLFHLLPCGDLTCMRRLHTHNTGSQQQEVFTEGEDANQFLGRHLLFNRFDFEIFTPGNLERECYEEICNYEEAREVFENTADTEAFWKKYTEDKDKRPSRLDVTSLLVGLIAAGVSVVIIGLLAWYFCQGKCKDDLSRTNSIRARPRRSNASLIMRRLEEVSLQPVLPPPPPEDAINPPGLPSYEQAIAKSGQHDAPPPPYPGSQPGTIRR, encoded by the exons ATGGCCATGTTTCTCTATCTACTTCTATTATTTCACCTCCTTCCCTGTGGAGACTTGACTTGCATGAGGAGGCTACACACTCACAATACAGgatcacagcagcaggaag TGTTCACCGAGGGAGAAGATGCAAACCAATTCTTGGGACGCCATCTGCTGTTCAACCGGTTTGACTTTGAGATCTTCACTCCTGGCAATTTGGAGAGGGAGTGTTATGAAGAAATTTGTAACTACGAGGAGGCCCGAGAGGTCTTCGAAAACACTGCGGATACA gagGCTTTCTGGAAGAAGTACACTGAGG ATAAGGACAAGCGCCCATCACGGCTGGATGTTACATCTCTTCTTGTGGGCTTGATCGCTGCTGGGGTTTCTGTTGTTATTATCGGACTCCTGGCCTGGTATTTCTGTCAAGGCAAATGCAAGGACGACTTAAGCCGTACCAA TTCCATCAGGGCGCGTCCAAGGCGGAGTAATGCTTCTCTCATCATGCGACGGCTTGAGGAGGTCTCCCTACAGCCTGtcctcccacctccaccccctgAGGACGCTATCAACCCCCCAGGGCTGCCCTCCTATGAGCAAGCCATAGCAAAAAGTGGCCAACATGATGCCCCACCTCCTCCTTACCCCGG CTCACAACCTGGAACCATTCGACGGTAG
- the qser1 gene encoding glutamine and serine-rich protein 1 isoform X1: MMDRNYPTSSFTDALAPPAQTVASWAYDRSSASIKASPSYGAAHLDAELLQRQSYATTHQLPTYTTSHHPAAAGLSGTLDSSGNTSETSIMSFLSAMESRSLQAGPVSASLLPPFRTPSWPTGTNASTTELYLTGALPSTATFPSPAALSSYQHTGAFPSRSYATNPTLALQDPAFSPSTNGLFSHHDPLLHLKSSQTVLPTALAFNHLSAPSLGTTLPIQSSTYRSAQESAPHLLQPQFSLLPSSLPASHGAPQSYGAPVFSGSIERALQRECSVIKHHQRPSSSHMASEQLPSSQHSLQGYLGSGSEAEVSYQQDPSRQTPVSCSTSTGVDSSQGVSGAPQPKTDSATQAYSSTSVTKAKDCSSKLAPHPSGGGDSHSHSQSLTGGSPESYSSPGQKQNSVIANQQSVQLPSLLSNSISQTYITSHTQSQPSHSTSDKLPSLYKTLPSFSSQSGIVASVSQTLVYSSSPGLSQEQESQYGAQVQGLCQGNLSESYPTSHSQGAPNVTYPSQSEEQASVTQSQNYATGQSHNSSYPPTCAQSLATSNSTQDYTLMQASVGGKTHNTLPQQQAQSQKYLLSAPSPSYSSTAQALQNNVRSSNPNPPIQDLEALQQASMEAPVPDGSMAAHNNVVYVVSKMDDRYKTQSVIRNSRSDDQIMGLVQTNTAQLKDERMGSLSQQHVQLSSANSRETADPKTTNSSIISTHIPLSSDQLKQHSLLLRSPEPHQQNHQSYSQAQSQTPAPLTQFIRVPSTQVLLEANQMILLQQPLVHPGQNPSKVVSAQGMQSAQGSGSVQVQYLQMDRELLSPSGSETQSQQGNVVSEQNSGGSDSSKHLIPSKDHYSQSANQQSNDTKNHFALNSICFPDSMLLTDDRNILSNVDDILAATVAACGVTPQDFVKATTSAEAEMAVMASPVESKGHFQTVDMRHMSPSFSSAQQPIITNTNSHTMTVTLNGAQMTTDCQGQSVHPNSSSELDTNGDGGNSENDYHLAGQVYDPSGLQNRAKDNAKSIKSEDGVLEGSGSEGFPKKKVRTKYLTKAISPEEETGQAKPAKRSGQAKRQNSRGSDMSSPSTSHNLYDGYPQQERIRQKIREVEEKQPEVKTGFIGSFLDFLKSGPKQHYSPSPARTISRPRKPSTSSKQPPCPLPALPTKLQSLTGPLIPQEGHGGSSHQKRLDEDLQKNLETLPSFSSDEEENTGKNQALRNSISSALSSLDESSDKRTRTDNRITCTVMKPDQAPSMPQSVVETHLQQAATPTQTANTLSGGAVGAVQEASKEIPPGQLAAQLSSVAIEGLTDEELSDSGGEGMYRERDEFVVRNEDIESLKVTMSAGTEPPAIWKVQKALLQKFVPELRDGKRVFSATNSYLGYFGDAKTMYQRVYVKFLDTVNKREYVRVCSRKPRCKPMNSLRGSQVKTLLGLTATPSSVSQSQKLRPKQPKPRAEPPPKKRKKWKEEFSPTPSGSSAEEGGEDDELTPPVPFASRFLNTRTMKETFKSFVELLISVALDEDVMTALERENDELLLPHMKRVDGMITDNRKRLLHKLHMGQLLKTALDSFPEISVVTELKKDGETPAFKVRLSGKAYNKKTMKPYKMPNKVPLEYTVDQQKTQWFSLYHSLQHYKYHTYLMCKDEIASLRVQAGELGQEETVQKCLQNGAWVEGLFDRFGELLNQVQQACR, from the exons ATGATGGACAGGAACTACCCGACCTCCAGCTTCACGGACGCGCTGGCTCCCCCAGCACAGACCGTAGCTTCTTGGGCCTATGACCGCAGCTCAGCGAGTATCAAGGCAAG TCCCAGTTATGGTGCAGCACACCTTGATGCAGAGCTCCTCCAGCGGCAAAGCTACGCCACCACTCATCAGCTTCCCACCTACACTACGTCACATCATCCTGCGGCTGCAGG tctttcAGGAACCCTTGACTCGAGCGGTAATACCTCTGAGACCTCAATCATGAGCTTCCTGTCAGCCATGGAGTCTAGAAGCCTTCAGGCTGGTCCTGTTAGTGCCTCACTGTTGCCTCCTTTCAGAACCCCATCATGGCCCACTG GTACCAATGCCTCTACCACAGAGCTGTATTTGACTGGTGCCCTGCCTTCTACTGCCACTTTCCCCTCCCCTGCTGCTCTGTCATCCTATCAGCACACTGGTGCCTTCCCTTCCAGGAGTTATGCTACCAACCCCACCCTGGCCCTCCAGGACCCTGCCTTTAGCCCCTCCACAAATGGCCTGTTCTCTCACCATGACCCCCTACTCCATCTCAAATCAAGCCAAACCGTACTTCCTACTGCCCTGGCCTTCAATCACCTCTCTGCCCCCTCGTTAGGCACTACTCTGCCTATCCAGTCCTCCACATACCGCTCAGCCCAGGAGTCGGCCCCCCACCTCCTTCAGCCCCAGTTCAGCCTGCTACCTTCTTCTCTGCCTGCTTCCCATGGTGCCCCCCAGTCCTATGGGGCTCCGGTTTTCTCAGGCTCCATTGAGAGAGCACTTCAGCGAGAATGTAGTGTGATCAAACACCACCAGAGGCCTTCTAGCAGCCACATGGCCTCAGAGCAATTGCCCAGTTCACAGCACTCCTTACAGGGTTATTTGGGCTCTGGCAGTGAAGCAGAAGTGTCCTACCAACAGGATCCTTCTCGTCAGACCCCGGTGTCTTGCAGCACCTCGACAGGAGTGGATTCCTCACAAGGAGTCAGTGGTGCTCCACAACCTAAGACAGACTCAGCAACTCAGGCCTATTCGTCAACTTCGGTGACTAAGGCTAAAGACTGCTCTTCTAAATTAGCACCACACCCCTCTGGGGGTGGAGACAGTCATAGCCACTCACAGAGCCTGACAGGAGGGTCTCCTGAGAGCTATTCCTCGCCAGGACAGAAGCAAAACTCAGTGATTGCTAACCAGCAGTCAGTCCAGCTGCCCAGCTTGCTGTCCAACAGTATTTCTCAAACCTACATCACTTCCCACACCCAGTCTCAACCCTCCCACTCCACCTCAGACAAACTGCCCTCCCTTTATAAGACCCTGCCTTCCTTTTCTAGCCAGTCTGGCATTGTGGCATCTGTTAGTCAGACCCTTGTTTACTCCTCCAGTCCTGGGCTCAGCCAGGAACAGGAGTCCCAGTATGGAGCCCAGGTTCAAGGTTTGTGTCAGGGGAACCTCTCTGAGAGCTACCCCACTTCACACTCTCAGGGTGCCCCTAATGTGACTTACCCATCTCAGTCAGAGGAGCAGGCTTCAGTGACTCAGTCTCAGAACTACGCCACAGGACAATCCCATAACTCTTCTTACCCACCCACATGTGCTCAGAGCCTAGCCACATCAAATTCAACACAGGACTATACCCTGATGCAGGCCTCAGTGGGAGGTAAAACACATAACACATTGCCACAACAGCAGGCGCAGTCACAGAAATACCTTTTGTCTGCGCCATCACCCAGCTACTCTTCTACTGCTCAAGCCTTACAGAATAATGTCAGATCATCTAACCCTAATCCTCCCATCCAGGACCTTGAGGCTCTTCAGCAGGCCTCCATGGAGGCCCCTGTTCCAGATGGCAGTATGGCTGCTCACAACAATGTGGTCTATGTTGTTTCAAAAATGGACGACCGCTATAAAACACAGAGTGTAATCCGCAATTCACGTTCTGATGACCAGATTATGGGACTAGTTCAGACAAACACGGCCCAGTTAAAGGATGAAAGGATGGGATCTCTCAGCCAACAGCACGTCCAGCTAAGCAGTGCCAACAGTCGAGAAACAGCTGACCCAAAAACCACAAACTCCAGTATTATATCTACACACATACCCCTGAGCTCTGACCAGCTCAAGCAGCACTCACTCCTACTCAGATCCCCCGAGCCACATCAACAAAACCACCAGAGCTACAGTCAAGCTCAGAGCCAAACTCCAGCACCCTTGACACAGTTCATCAGGGTCCCCAGCACCCAGGTTTTGCTGGAGGCCAACCAGATGATATTGCTGCAGCAGCCCCTTGTCCATCCTGGTCAGAACCCCTCCAAGGTAGTGTCAGCACAAGGTATGCAATCAGCCCAAGGTTCAGGCTCTGTTCAAGTCCAGTATCTTCAGATGGATAGAGAACTGCTCAGTCCCAGTGGTAGTGAAACCCAGAGTCAGCAGGGCAATGTAGTGTCCGAACAAAACTCAGGAGGCTCTGATTCCTCTAAACACCTCATTCCTTCAAAAGACCACTACAGTCAATCAGCAAATCAGCAATCAAATGACACAAAGAACCACTTTGCTCTCAACTCCATTTGCTTCCCTGACTCTATGCTATTGACAGATGACAGAAACATTCTGTCAAATGTTGATGACATCCTGGCTGCCACGGTGGCTGCCTGTGGTGTCACACCACAAGACTTTGTCAAAGCTACGACCTCTGCTGAGGCTGAAATGGCAGTGATGGCAAGCCCTGTGGAGTCCAAGGGTCACTTTCAGACTGTGGACATGAGGCATATGTCTCCTAGTTTCTCCTCAGCACAACAGCCGATAATCACCAACACTAACTCCCACACTATGACTGTGACACTAAATGGAGCTCAGATGACAACTGACTGTCAGGGACAGTCAGTTCACCCCAACAGTAGTTCTGAACTTGACACAAATGGAGATGGAGGAAACTCTGAAAATGACTACCACCTAGCTGGCCAGGTATATGATCCCTCAGGTCTTCAGAACAGAGCCAAGGATAACGCAAAGAGTATTAAATCAGAGGATGGCGTTTTGGAAGGTTCAGGCTCTGAAGGCTTTCCCAAAAAGAAGGTGCGTACCAAGTACTTAACCAAGGCAATCAGTCCGGAGGAGGAGACTGGACAAGCCAAACCGGCCAAACGCAGTGGGCAGGCCAAACGGCAGAATTCCCGAGGTAGTGACATGAGTTCCCCTTCCACTTCACATAATCTGTATGATGGTTATCCACAGCAGGAGAGAATCAGGCAGAAGATCCGCGAAGTGGAAGAGAAACAGCCAGAGGTCAAAACTGGTTTCATCGGTTCCTTCCTTGACTTTCTGAAATCTGGACCTAAACAGCACTACTCCCCTAGTCCTGCACGGACTATTAGTCGTCCCAGAAAGCCCTCCACGTCATCTAAACAGCCACCATGCCCGTTGCCTGCTTTGCCTACAAAGCTGCAGTCTCTGACAGGGCCTTTGATTCCCCAGGAGGGGCATGGAGGGAGCTCTCACCAGAAACGTCTGGATGAGGATCTCCAGAAGAACTTGGAGACACTGCCATCATTCAGCTCAGATGAGGAGGAGAATACTGGAAAGAACCAGGCCTTGCGAAACAGCATCAGCTCAGCTCTTTCATCACTTGATGAGTCCTCAGATAAAAGGACCAGGACAG ACAACAGAATCACTTGCACTGTGATGAAGCCTGACCAAGCTCCCAGCATGCCGCAGTCTGTTGTAGAGACCCATTTGCAGCAGGCAGCCACTCCTACACAGACAGCAAACACATTGTCAGGAGGGGCTGTCGGTGCCGTTCAGGAGGCATcaaaggagatcccacctggcCAGTTGGCTGCTCAGTTGTCCAGTGTGGCCATCGAGGGACTGACTGATGAGGAGCTATCAGACAGCGGAGGGGAGGGAATGTACCGGGAGAGAGACGAGTTTGTCGTCAGGAATGAAGATATCGAGAGTCTTAAG GTGACAATGAGTGCGGGGACAGAGCCTCCAGCCATCTGGAAAGTCCAGAAGGCTCTGCTGCAGAAGTTTGTGCCTGAGCTGAGAGATGGGAAGAGAGTGTTCTCAGCCACTAACAGT TATCTTGGATACTTCGGTGACGCTAAGACGATGTACCAGAGAGTGTACGTGAAATTTCTGGACACAGTAAACAAAAGGGAGTATGTACGAGTTTGCAGCCGGAAACCACGTTGCAAGCCTATGAACTCCCTAAG GGGTTCTCAGGTGAAAACATTGCTGGGTTTGACAGCCACCCCTTCCTCGGTGTCCCAGAGCCAGAAACTTCGACCCAAACAGCCTAAGCCCAGGGCCGAGCCCCCAcccaagaagaggaagaaatggaaagagGAATTCTCACCTACACCCTCAGGCTCATCTGCTGAGGAGGGTGGTGAAGATGATG aaTTAACCCCTCCAGTGCCGTTTGCCTCGCGGTTCCTCAACACTCGAACTATGAAGGAGACCTTTAAAAGCTTTGTGGAACTGCTCATCAGTGTTGCCTTAGATGAAGATGTGATGACAGCTCTTGAGAGGGAAAACg atgagctgctgctgccccatATGAAGCGGGTGGATGGGATGATCACCGACAACAGGAAACGCTTGCTTCACAAGCTACACATGGGACAGCTCCTAAAG ACTGCGCTGGACAGCTTCCCAGAGATCTCTGTAGTGACCGAGTTGAAGAAGGATGGGGAAACCCCGGCCTTCAAGGTGCGCCTCAGTGGAAAGGCCTACAACAAGAAAACCATGAAGCCCTATAAGATGCCCAACAAAGTGCCACTG GAATATACAGTGGACCAGCAGAAAACTCAGTGGTTCTCGCTATACCACTCGTTGCAACATTACAAGTACCACACGTACCTCATGTGCAAGGACGAG ATTGCGTCTCTCCGGGTGCAGGCGGGGGAGCTGGGACAGGAGGAGACTGTACAGAAGTGTTTGCAGAACGGAGCCTGGGTCGAGGGGCTCTTTGACCGCTTTGGGGAGCTACTCAATCAAGTGCAGCAGGCCTGCCGATAG
- the qser1 gene encoding glutamine and serine-rich protein 1 isoform X2, whose amino-acid sequence MMDRNYPTSSFTDALAPPAQTVASWAYDRSSASIKASPSYGAAHLDAELLQRQSYATTHQLPTYTTSHHPAAAGTLDSSGNTSETSIMSFLSAMESRSLQAGPVSASLLPPFRTPSWPTGTNASTTELYLTGALPSTATFPSPAALSSYQHTGAFPSRSYATNPTLALQDPAFSPSTNGLFSHHDPLLHLKSSQTVLPTALAFNHLSAPSLGTTLPIQSSTYRSAQESAPHLLQPQFSLLPSSLPASHGAPQSYGAPVFSGSIERALQRECSVIKHHQRPSSSHMASEQLPSSQHSLQGYLGSGSEAEVSYQQDPSRQTPVSCSTSTGVDSSQGVSGAPQPKTDSATQAYSSTSVTKAKDCSSKLAPHPSGGGDSHSHSQSLTGGSPESYSSPGQKQNSVIANQQSVQLPSLLSNSISQTYITSHTQSQPSHSTSDKLPSLYKTLPSFSSQSGIVASVSQTLVYSSSPGLSQEQESQYGAQVQGLCQGNLSESYPTSHSQGAPNVTYPSQSEEQASVTQSQNYATGQSHNSSYPPTCAQSLATSNSTQDYTLMQASVGGKTHNTLPQQQAQSQKYLLSAPSPSYSSTAQALQNNVRSSNPNPPIQDLEALQQASMEAPVPDGSMAAHNNVVYVVSKMDDRYKTQSVIRNSRSDDQIMGLVQTNTAQLKDERMGSLSQQHVQLSSANSRETADPKTTNSSIISTHIPLSSDQLKQHSLLLRSPEPHQQNHQSYSQAQSQTPAPLTQFIRVPSTQVLLEANQMILLQQPLVHPGQNPSKVVSAQGMQSAQGSGSVQVQYLQMDRELLSPSGSETQSQQGNVVSEQNSGGSDSSKHLIPSKDHYSQSANQQSNDTKNHFALNSICFPDSMLLTDDRNILSNVDDILAATVAACGVTPQDFVKATTSAEAEMAVMASPVESKGHFQTVDMRHMSPSFSSAQQPIITNTNSHTMTVTLNGAQMTTDCQGQSVHPNSSSELDTNGDGGNSENDYHLAGQVYDPSGLQNRAKDNAKSIKSEDGVLEGSGSEGFPKKKVRTKYLTKAISPEEETGQAKPAKRSGQAKRQNSRGSDMSSPSTSHNLYDGYPQQERIRQKIREVEEKQPEVKTGFIGSFLDFLKSGPKQHYSPSPARTISRPRKPSTSSKQPPCPLPALPTKLQSLTGPLIPQEGHGGSSHQKRLDEDLQKNLETLPSFSSDEEENTGKNQALRNSISSALSSLDESSDKRTRTDNRITCTVMKPDQAPSMPQSVVETHLQQAATPTQTANTLSGGAVGAVQEASKEIPPGQLAAQLSSVAIEGLTDEELSDSGGEGMYRERDEFVVRNEDIESLKVTMSAGTEPPAIWKVQKALLQKFVPELRDGKRVFSATNSYLGYFGDAKTMYQRVYVKFLDTVNKREYVRVCSRKPRCKPMNSLRGSQVKTLLGLTATPSSVSQSQKLRPKQPKPRAEPPPKKRKKWKEEFSPTPSGSSAEEGGEDDELTPPVPFASRFLNTRTMKETFKSFVELLISVALDEDVMTALERENDELLLPHMKRVDGMITDNRKRLLHKLHMGQLLKTALDSFPEISVVTELKKDGETPAFKVRLSGKAYNKKTMKPYKMPNKVPLEYTVDQQKTQWFSLYHSLQHYKYHTYLMCKDEIASLRVQAGELGQEETVQKCLQNGAWVEGLFDRFGELLNQVQQACR is encoded by the exons ATGATGGACAGGAACTACCCGACCTCCAGCTTCACGGACGCGCTGGCTCCCCCAGCACAGACCGTAGCTTCTTGGGCCTATGACCGCAGCTCAGCGAGTATCAAGGCAAG TCCCAGTTATGGTGCAGCACACCTTGATGCAGAGCTCCTCCAGCGGCAAAGCTACGCCACCACTCATCAGCTTCCCACCTACACTACGTCACATCATCCTGCGGCTGCAG GAACCCTTGACTCGAGCGGTAATACCTCTGAGACCTCAATCATGAGCTTCCTGTCAGCCATGGAGTCTAGAAGCCTTCAGGCTGGTCCTGTTAGTGCCTCACTGTTGCCTCCTTTCAGAACCCCATCATGGCCCACTG GTACCAATGCCTCTACCACAGAGCTGTATTTGACTGGTGCCCTGCCTTCTACTGCCACTTTCCCCTCCCCTGCTGCTCTGTCATCCTATCAGCACACTGGTGCCTTCCCTTCCAGGAGTTATGCTACCAACCCCACCCTGGCCCTCCAGGACCCTGCCTTTAGCCCCTCCACAAATGGCCTGTTCTCTCACCATGACCCCCTACTCCATCTCAAATCAAGCCAAACCGTACTTCCTACTGCCCTGGCCTTCAATCACCTCTCTGCCCCCTCGTTAGGCACTACTCTGCCTATCCAGTCCTCCACATACCGCTCAGCCCAGGAGTCGGCCCCCCACCTCCTTCAGCCCCAGTTCAGCCTGCTACCTTCTTCTCTGCCTGCTTCCCATGGTGCCCCCCAGTCCTATGGGGCTCCGGTTTTCTCAGGCTCCATTGAGAGAGCACTTCAGCGAGAATGTAGTGTGATCAAACACCACCAGAGGCCTTCTAGCAGCCACATGGCCTCAGAGCAATTGCCCAGTTCACAGCACTCCTTACAGGGTTATTTGGGCTCTGGCAGTGAAGCAGAAGTGTCCTACCAACAGGATCCTTCTCGTCAGACCCCGGTGTCTTGCAGCACCTCGACAGGAGTGGATTCCTCACAAGGAGTCAGTGGTGCTCCACAACCTAAGACAGACTCAGCAACTCAGGCCTATTCGTCAACTTCGGTGACTAAGGCTAAAGACTGCTCTTCTAAATTAGCACCACACCCCTCTGGGGGTGGAGACAGTCATAGCCACTCACAGAGCCTGACAGGAGGGTCTCCTGAGAGCTATTCCTCGCCAGGACAGAAGCAAAACTCAGTGATTGCTAACCAGCAGTCAGTCCAGCTGCCCAGCTTGCTGTCCAACAGTATTTCTCAAACCTACATCACTTCCCACACCCAGTCTCAACCCTCCCACTCCACCTCAGACAAACTGCCCTCCCTTTATAAGACCCTGCCTTCCTTTTCTAGCCAGTCTGGCATTGTGGCATCTGTTAGTCAGACCCTTGTTTACTCCTCCAGTCCTGGGCTCAGCCAGGAACAGGAGTCCCAGTATGGAGCCCAGGTTCAAGGTTTGTGTCAGGGGAACCTCTCTGAGAGCTACCCCACTTCACACTCTCAGGGTGCCCCTAATGTGACTTACCCATCTCAGTCAGAGGAGCAGGCTTCAGTGACTCAGTCTCAGAACTACGCCACAGGACAATCCCATAACTCTTCTTACCCACCCACATGTGCTCAGAGCCTAGCCACATCAAATTCAACACAGGACTATACCCTGATGCAGGCCTCAGTGGGAGGTAAAACACATAACACATTGCCACAACAGCAGGCGCAGTCACAGAAATACCTTTTGTCTGCGCCATCACCCAGCTACTCTTCTACTGCTCAAGCCTTACAGAATAATGTCAGATCATCTAACCCTAATCCTCCCATCCAGGACCTTGAGGCTCTTCAGCAGGCCTCCATGGAGGCCCCTGTTCCAGATGGCAGTATGGCTGCTCACAACAATGTGGTCTATGTTGTTTCAAAAATGGACGACCGCTATAAAACACAGAGTGTAATCCGCAATTCACGTTCTGATGACCAGATTATGGGACTAGTTCAGACAAACACGGCCCAGTTAAAGGATGAAAGGATGGGATCTCTCAGCCAACAGCACGTCCAGCTAAGCAGTGCCAACAGTCGAGAAACAGCTGACCCAAAAACCACAAACTCCAGTATTATATCTACACACATACCCCTGAGCTCTGACCAGCTCAAGCAGCACTCACTCCTACTCAGATCCCCCGAGCCACATCAACAAAACCACCAGAGCTACAGTCAAGCTCAGAGCCAAACTCCAGCACCCTTGACACAGTTCATCAGGGTCCCCAGCACCCAGGTTTTGCTGGAGGCCAACCAGATGATATTGCTGCAGCAGCCCCTTGTCCATCCTGGTCAGAACCCCTCCAAGGTAGTGTCAGCACAAGGTATGCAATCAGCCCAAGGTTCAGGCTCTGTTCAAGTCCAGTATCTTCAGATGGATAGAGAACTGCTCAGTCCCAGTGGTAGTGAAACCCAGAGTCAGCAGGGCAATGTAGTGTCCGAACAAAACTCAGGAGGCTCTGATTCCTCTAAACACCTCATTCCTTCAAAAGACCACTACAGTCAATCAGCAAATCAGCAATCAAATGACACAAAGAACCACTTTGCTCTCAACTCCATTTGCTTCCCTGACTCTATGCTATTGACAGATGACAGAAACATTCTGTCAAATGTTGATGACATCCTGGCTGCCACGGTGGCTGCCTGTGGTGTCACACCACAAGACTTTGTCAAAGCTACGACCTCTGCTGAGGCTGAAATGGCAGTGATGGCAAGCCCTGTGGAGTCCAAGGGTCACTTTCAGACTGTGGACATGAGGCATATGTCTCCTAGTTTCTCCTCAGCACAACAGCCGATAATCACCAACACTAACTCCCACACTATGACTGTGACACTAAATGGAGCTCAGATGACAACTGACTGTCAGGGACAGTCAGTTCACCCCAACAGTAGTTCTGAACTTGACACAAATGGAGATGGAGGAAACTCTGAAAATGACTACCACCTAGCTGGCCAGGTATATGATCCCTCAGGTCTTCAGAACAGAGCCAAGGATAACGCAAAGAGTATTAAATCAGAGGATGGCGTTTTGGAAGGTTCAGGCTCTGAAGGCTTTCCCAAAAAGAAGGTGCGTACCAAGTACTTAACCAAGGCAATCAGTCCGGAGGAGGAGACTGGACAAGCCAAACCGGCCAAACGCAGTGGGCAGGCCAAACGGCAGAATTCCCGAGGTAGTGACATGAGTTCCCCTTCCACTTCACATAATCTGTATGATGGTTATCCACAGCAGGAGAGAATCAGGCAGAAGATCCGCGAAGTGGAAGAGAAACAGCCAGAGGTCAAAACTGGTTTCATCGGTTCCTTCCTTGACTTTCTGAAATCTGGACCTAAACAGCACTACTCCCCTAGTCCTGCACGGACTATTAGTCGTCCCAGAAAGCCCTCCACGTCATCTAAACAGCCACCATGCCCGTTGCCTGCTTTGCCTACAAAGCTGCAGTCTCTGACAGGGCCTTTGATTCCCCAGGAGGGGCATGGAGGGAGCTCTCACCAGAAACGTCTGGATGAGGATCTCCAGAAGAACTTGGAGACACTGCCATCATTCAGCTCAGATGAGGAGGAGAATACTGGAAAGAACCAGGCCTTGCGAAACAGCATCAGCTCAGCTCTTTCATCACTTGATGAGTCCTCAGATAAAAGGACCAGGACAG ACAACAGAATCACTTGCACTGTGATGAAGCCTGACCAAGCTCCCAGCATGCCGCAGTCTGTTGTAGAGACCCATTTGCAGCAGGCAGCCACTCCTACACAGACAGCAAACACATTGTCAGGAGGGGCTGTCGGTGCCGTTCAGGAGGCATcaaaggagatcccacctggcCAGTTGGCTGCTCAGTTGTCCAGTGTGGCCATCGAGGGACTGACTGATGAGGAGCTATCAGACAGCGGAGGGGAGGGAATGTACCGGGAGAGAGACGAGTTTGTCGTCAGGAATGAAGATATCGAGAGTCTTAAG GTGACAATGAGTGCGGGGACAGAGCCTCCAGCCATCTGGAAAGTCCAGAAGGCTCTGCTGCAGAAGTTTGTGCCTGAGCTGAGAGATGGGAAGAGAGTGTTCTCAGCCACTAACAGT TATCTTGGATACTTCGGTGACGCTAAGACGATGTACCAGAGAGTGTACGTGAAATTTCTGGACACAGTAAACAAAAGGGAGTATGTACGAGTTTGCAGCCGGAAACCACGTTGCAAGCCTATGAACTCCCTAAG GGGTTCTCAGGTGAAAACATTGCTGGGTTTGACAGCCACCCCTTCCTCGGTGTCCCAGAGCCAGAAACTTCGACCCAAACAGCCTAAGCCCAGGGCCGAGCCCCCAcccaagaagaggaagaaatggaaagagGAATTCTCACCTACACCCTCAGGCTCATCTGCTGAGGAGGGTGGTGAAGATGATG aaTTAACCCCTCCAGTGCCGTTTGCCTCGCGGTTCCTCAACACTCGAACTATGAAGGAGACCTTTAAAAGCTTTGTGGAACTGCTCATCAGTGTTGCCTTAGATGAAGATGTGATGACAGCTCTTGAGAGGGAAAACg atgagctgctgctgccccatATGAAGCGGGTGGATGGGATGATCACCGACAACAGGAAACGCTTGCTTCACAAGCTACACATGGGACAGCTCCTAAAG ACTGCGCTGGACAGCTTCCCAGAGATCTCTGTAGTGACCGAGTTGAAGAAGGATGGGGAAACCCCGGCCTTCAAGGTGCGCCTCAGTGGAAAGGCCTACAACAAGAAAACCATGAAGCCCTATAAGATGCCCAACAAAGTGCCACTG GAATATACAGTGGACCAGCAGAAAACTCAGTGGTTCTCGCTATACCACTCGTTGCAACATTACAAGTACCACACGTACCTCATGTGCAAGGACGAG ATTGCGTCTCTCCGGGTGCAGGCGGGGGAGCTGGGACAGGAGGAGACTGTACAGAAGTGTTTGCAGAACGGAGCCTGGGTCGAGGGGCTCTTTGACCGCTTTGGGGAGCTACTCAATCAAGTGCAGCAGGCCTGCCGATAG